A single Primulina eburnea isolate SZY01 chromosome 11, ASM2296580v1, whole genome shotgun sequence DNA region contains:
- the LOC140804988 gene encoding uncharacterized protein has translation MDKKERAKERREKRRQEISLARTIPYSDHQRWWTSDTIGVVTGANRGIGFEIVHQLALHGLTVILTSRDEEVGEEAAKVLQEGGLNVVFHQLDIVDASSIEVFTHWVQEKYGGIDILVNNAGINSNMDNLEEFAEKVIGTNYFGTKNMIKAMIPLMRPSDSGARIVSVSSRLGRLDGKRNRIGNLDLRKQLKDDESLSEELIDQTMNTFLEQVKDGSWRDNGWPQVFTDYSLSKLAVNTYTRLMARILSQRPEGRKIYINCYCPGWVKTAMTGWAGHVSPEEGADTAVWLALLPDQFVSGKFFAERREISF, from the exons ATGGATAAAAAAGAGAGGGCAAAAGAGAGAAGAGAGAAGCGGCGGCAAGAGATCTCTCTGGCCCGTACCATCCCATATTCCGATCACCAAAG ATGGTGGACCTCGGACACAATTGGAGTTGTCACCGGTGCAAACAGGGGAATAGGATTCGAGATTGTGCATCAGCTCGCGTTGCACGGGTTAACCGTTATTCTGACCTCTCGTGACGAAGAGGTTGGAGAAGAAGCAGCAAAGGTCTTGCAAGAAGGAGGCCTCAATGTTGTATTCCATCAACTAGATATTGTTGATGCTTCATCAATTGAAGTTTTTACTCATTGGGTTCAAGAAAAGTATGGTGGTATTGATATTTTG GTGAATAATGCAGGAATAAATTCCAACATGGACAACCTTGAGGAATTTGCTGAAAAAGTAATTGGTACCAACTACTTTGGGACCAAGAACATGATCAAAGCCATGATACCTCTTATGAGGCCTTCAGATTCAGGTGCTCGTATCGTTAGTGTGAGTTCGCGGTTAGGAAGATTGGACGGGAAGCGAAAT AGAATTGGAAATCTTGATCTCCGAAAGCAACTGAAAGACGACGAGTCGCTGTCGGAGGAGCTGATCGACCAGACGATGAACACATTTCTAGAACAAGTGAAAGATGGGAGTTGGAGAGACAATGGATGGCCTCAAGTTTTCACGGACTACTCATTGTCAAAACTAGCAGTCAACACATACACGAGGCTAATGGCAAGGATATTATCGCAACGGCCGGAAGGGCGTAAGATTTATATAAATTGCTACTGCCCGGGGTGGGTGAAGACTGCAATGACTGGCTGGGCTGGCCATGTTTCACCTGAGGAAGGAGCCGACACCGCGGTGTGGCTTGCCTTGCTTCCGGATCAATTTGTGAGCGGCAAGTTTTTTGCTGAAAGGCGTGAGATTAGTTTCTGA